The DNA window AAGACCAAGTGCCTTCCGTTGTCTTCTTGGAAAGATTAAATAACAGTTTAAAAGCTGTCTATCGTATAATGATAtcttataatttaaaaaaaaattttggcTCCGTTTGTATTCACTGTTTTTGTAATATATTCCATGAAAGGTCTCTGTTGAGCAGAGGGCAGTAACTGAACTCCCTCAGGTCCCTGGGTAGAGCAGCCTTCTGGTGACGTCACGACAGCTGCGTCAGCTGTTGCCTTTCCagcatacccccccccccccctctctctctctctctctctctctctctctctcccccccccctttccTGGCCGGAAAAACACTCTCTCAGTAGTGTGGTCAGGTGCGGTGTGTTCTGCTGGGTGCTGAAGATGGCTGCTCAGGAGCTGCAGCCCAGTGAAACCATCACGAAGCTGAAAACCGAGTCCGAGGCGCTGAAAACCAAGCTCGAGGAGGAGAGAGCTAAACTGCACGATGTGGAGCGTAAGAGCCGCATAAGGGCCCGGCACACTACCAACATACACCACTTTACAGATAAACCGCGGTCGGGTCAAAACCTCGTCTCTCATCTCATTATGATTTTTGACATTATGTGAACATGCCAGCGGCCATTTGCGCTGTGTTAAAAATTAATGAAGAACAGACCAATAGAGGGATTCCAACATGGCTTGGGGAAATGTCCGTTTCCGTTTACTCCCTTCAGAGCAGAGAACGTGTTttcattctcctgtaaagttaccgTTACAGGGACGGTCCACAGCACGCTGTTTGTTTATATGAGCGGTGTTCTCAAACTATATCATtatgctatgtgtgtgtgtgtgtgtgtgctgctcatTCCACGGAGCAAGATGAGGTTAGGTCATGTTTATGCTGTATATCATCATTGTGCCTTTACTGCGATGTATTACGACGTTTTCTCTGAGCTCTAGGTCTTTAATATGGAGCCTAGTACGGAGCCAAACGGCGGTACTTATGTCTTTAAGGGTCTCCCGCACCATCACGGTGTCTCAGTACCAGCCAACCGACAATATATAGAAATCATTTGGAATAATGAATGTATATCTTATATTTATCTATTTTGACGGTCTTCGCTCATTTTAATCCACACAGACTcaataacattatttaaaatcgtTGTTTTCTCGTTCAAAGGCGATAAGGCAGCTCGCTATTGAGACCCCCCCCCTCTTCCCTGTAGATGTTCAGTGGCCTATAAATGTAGCAGTGTACGAAATACTAAGAGTTGACCGTTAAAATGACCTAATATAAACATGTACTGAATAAACGGGTGAGTAAATAAAGCTGTGGTTGTTCACACAGTGCACCAAGTGGCTGAGAAGGTGGAGCCTCTGGGTCAGTTCGTAATGAAGACCAGGAGAACCCTGAAGGGCCACGGCAATAAGGTGCTTTGTATGGACTGGTGTAAAGACAAGAGGAGAATCGTGAGCTCTTCACAGGTGAACTGTTTTAGcactgatttttcttttttatttctattaacTTTTTACCACAGAGGAAAGAGCCTTAAGCATCATGCTAACCCCTATCCATGGTTCTGAAGGGGAAAACACAAAAGGACAGCACtgacaaaagtttgtggacattgCCAAAAATTTGTGGACATCAATTAAATTGATTATTAGTTTTTCCCCTGTGGCttttacatttaaagaaacctttagaAAAGTCACTGAGGCATTTCTTTGAGGATCTGGCAATCCATCATGAAAATATTAGCAGGTAAGCTAATTATGTTGGATGATAAGTTTTGAAATGCAGCCCaacccaaaggtattggatgatgATGGTCTATCACTCCAGAATAGACAGTTCCCATGCTCCATGACCCAACACTGGGGGTTTTATATCCCACCAAACGAAGCTTATCATTGCAATTATAATGAGTGTCTACACACATTTGGACATACAGAGTGTATCTCACTTTCTTGTGAGATTTCTAAGTAGTCAGTGTTCTAACCCACATCCAGGCTCATAAGAGTTGTTATAGATATGCTCTGGTAAGACAGTAATAATATCAATTCTAAGTCTCtcaaggtggtgcagcaggtagtgtcgcagtcacacagctccagggacctggaagttgtgggttgaagtcctgctctgggtgactgtctgtgaggagtttggtgtgttctccccgtgtctgcgtgggtttcttccgggtgctccggtttcctcccacagtccaaaaacacacgttggtaggtggattggcgatgcacaaagtgtccataggtgtgagtgtgtgagtgaatgtgtgttgccctgtgaaggactggtgccctctctaggatgtattcctgccttgtgcccaatgattccaggtaggctctggacccaccacgacgctgaactggataagtggttacagacaatgaatgaatgaattaaagtcTAGAGGATGTGTCAGACGCGCCctcaaattatataaaataaacatagcacaaaaagtaaggaaatttgtgtttggtagaatattttatttgttgtaacaatgcttttaggcattgtaaggaacatgcatttgtgagatgagcagtagagTTGAGTATGTGGtttgtgcccatgaaaaaatTTGGCATATCCTCTcagccaatgccaaacatcttattctgccattgacacgtttggtggactggatgattgaagctTTAAGAAAAAGACATATAGGAAATTTAACAAttacaggagcctcagtagcatGTGTAAGAACCATATACAGCTACAAAAGCCTGGCAGCacctcctcatgctggtcaaCAGCCTGGTTACACACTGCTTTGGGATGGCATTCCATTCCTCAACCAGCCTTTGTTACAAGTCAGCcaacgtggttgtgttggtcactgtggcatgAACTGCACACCCAAGCTGATCCCATAAGTGTGTTAATgtggttgaggtcaggagctggcaggccattccatcctctccactcccaaattctggaggtagtctctgataaaccccactttttttctgaaataagtGTGGATATTATGACATAAACTGCTGTCTATGTAGGAGCTGTCTAAGTTTTGAGACAGACTCATAGTGAACCACTTTGGTCCACATTCAACTCCAAAGATGTGTGTTATACTCattgtgtcctctttttctgctCCAGGATGGAAAAGTGATTGTATGGGATGCTTTCACAACAAACAAGGTAATTATGTTCAGGGGCATTAAAAGTAAGCAGAGGCATGTGAAGTCAAACACGAAGAGGTTTTTTAAATCTGCAGATTTTTTAAGTACTTTCTTCTCTCCCTTTTGTAGGAGCATGCTGTAACTATGCCATGTACATGGGTGATGGCCTGTGCATATGCCCCATCTGGATGTGCAATTGCCTGTGGGTGAGGAGCTGGGACCTTCTTATGAAGGAGTTCTCTTATGAAGAAATACACATTTGTCACAAATTCTCTGGAGAAAAACTTAAAGTTGCTTTTTTCCAATTAAGTTTTGATTATTGATACAAATGTGGAGTTAACCCTTCAACTACAGTATAAATTCTTTGGTCTCATTACAGCATAATCTACAtcaaaatagatagatagatagatagatagatagatagagagtaGTTACTGAGTATATTGTTAGTTTTGAAGCCTCTAATACATTTGGAGTTGAATAGTTGGTCTTTAACATCTGTCAAAATGATGTACTCCTGATTGTGTCTCCCAGTGGTCTTGACAACAAGTGTTCAGTGTACCCGTTATCCCTGGACAAGAACGAGAACTTGGCAGCTAAGAAGAAGTCGGTGGCCATGCACACCAATTACCTATCCGCCTGCAGTTTCACCAACTCTGACATGCAGGTTTGgacatatgtttaaaaatatgtcaGCTCTTCACACAGAGGTCACCTGCAAACATCTGCTCTTTAGATCATATGCAACATATTAAAACAGCATATTAATTCTTTAAAATTATACTGCATTTAACATTGAGTGCAGGCACTTTGTTTGCTCGTCTGGGTTTCTCCAGTCACATAATtggacccacatttatgtgaAAGCACATATAGAAGGttaaacagagaaaaataaacagaatagGAACAGAGAAGTACATTTACTGATTAATCAATGAAAAAACGacaagagagaagaaagagaacaaagcaaaaatgaataaataccaGTGTTTCTTTTTTGGCCTCTCACTGCTGGGCTCTCTGGTGTTTGTAGTAAACAgtggctcattttcatttaaaggaaggTGCTAAAACCAGCCACTCTGAATGTGtctgtttagacagggtaagATATGTGCTGTTTGATTTCTGGTATTTTGACCGAAAGATCACAGAAGTTTCATTAAGACACCAAATTGTGTTGAACTTGTGGAAAAGTGTAACATTTCCCATTTAACGTGGCATATTTGGGCAGACACAGATATGTATAGTAGTCATTCAGTAATAAATTTCAGAACAAGTTACTGAAAAACAGTCCTAATGCATAACTGAGGTTTATCATGCAGTGCTGCACTAGTACAGCTTTTTATTAGAGGGATGGTCTAGAACCACCTCCGTTTACAGGAAAGGGCTATTTGACTCATAAAAACAAATTGACCACAgactttgttttttgtataCAATTTAGGGGAAGACTATTGttaagaaaagagaaacatatgAATCAAAGTGGTAGATATCAGAGAGGATATTGTGCTCTGAAAGTTTTATTCATTGGCACCGTGTGCAAAGCAGACAACTGTTTGTTCCCTATTTGACTAATAGTAACAACCACCGAAAAGCCAGAGACCCAGCAGTGCACACAGCTTCagactagtgctgggcgatatgagcacaaatcaatatcatgattaattgtatattttaccaCGATTGCGATGAATGaactattattttgtttttgtatttttcaccCTCATagtgatgaggcttgtactgtaaatctacttcagtgttaaagctgggatattttttctaatgttgctagGAGCTCGTTCCTTTCTTGTTTTTTGGGCACTGTttgtatttggtgtgtgattgtgctttggtcgctgaaactgtttttctCAGCGTTCACATTTGACTTCTTCTTGTAcagtgtcatcttaattaaagtcaaaattCAGCATGCCAACACCACAGACACTGTGTTCTTCCTTGGTATGAGCTGCTCAAGATGCTCAGTtggcctctgcgtttaggttgcttccatgtggcagataggggcaaaAGCATGACTACAgattggtagcgtggttttaaagagacagtacatgaacacacagtgggtacacaacagaataaaaataatcgatataATCAGACACGATGATgtcaattagaagttctgaatgtcgatttcaattaatttttaattaattgcccagccctatttCAGACAGTTTTGTAACTGATATCACAAGCTATGAATCTTGACGCAGTCTgtgatttaatttttatttccaGATTCTGACATCGAGTGGTGATGGAACCTGTGCTCTGTGGGATGTGGAGAGTGGGCAGCTGTTACAAAGTTTTCATGGTCATGCAGCTGATGTACTCTGCTTGGACCTTGCCCCCTCTGAGACCGGCCACACCTTCGTGTCTGGGGTTAGAAGatacctccactctcacacactgattCATTCACACCATATGGGTTGTTATGCTTGTGCAATGACCTGTATTTTTCTCTGCTTCTTCAGGGCTGTGACAAGAAGGCGAACGTATGGGACATGCGCTCGGGGCAGTGTATTCAGTCATTCGAAACACATGAATCGGATATTAACAGCGTACGGTgagtccctccctctctgtgtgaTCTAAAAGCCATTTAATGAATGGAATTCTTTGTTGTTGTCTACCTTTTCTCTATGTGCTACATCTAGAGATGGCACAGATTTAATGTCAGCTATCTGTAACAGGCCAGAATCAGCAAATATGactgcacagtaaattcaccagtactaaatcaacactattattgttaaattaacactgagagcgttgacaagtttacatttttacactaatggtgttgattttaTACGGGTGAATTAGCTGTGTGGAATGGAAAATGATTTGTTTCTTACTGTGTGATTTTTTATTAGGATAATTGTTTTTATCATTCCCATCTTATTTCATAAGATTAtttcataattaatttaataaatgaatgagtaattGATGAATGATTATATGAAtaatttaatgatttttaaaaaattcatatCGTCCATataattttctgaaaataatttaaaaaaagatttaaaagtGCATTTAGTGCTTCATATTTTTAATGCAGCAGAAAATATTCACAGGAGTGAACAATAAATATGTGCCTTTTAAGAAACGGCTTGTTctgatttttttctgatgtAGGTATTATCCTAGTGGGGATGCGTTTGCATCTGGCTCAGACGATGCTACTGTAAGTGTCCCCATTATTTTCCTTTCCCTTCATTTTAAGCTTAAAATTACAGCCCTAAGAAGTTACTGCCTTACTCTAGCTTTACCAGTCTGGGTTCTTTTCAGTGTCGTCTTTTCGACCTGAGGGCAGACAGAGAGGTGGCTATCTATTCCAAAGAGAGCATCATATTTGGAGCTTCCAGTGTAGACTTCTCTCTCAGTGGTAAGTGCCTTCATTGTCAGCTTATGTTGTTTGCTTGTTGTATGtgctttacatatttattaattgatttattagGTAAAAAGAGGTGTTACTTTAGATTTAGTAATACTCTAGTATTCTTGTTTGGAGATTTTGGAAATCTGTATGCTGAAATGTGCATTagtattaataacaataataattagaaAGAGTTTAGTTAGACAGTTACtcgtcaaataaaaaaaaaaacctctttgCATGGTGTTGATCTATATCATGTCTTGTAGGTCGACTGCTGTTTGCTGGGTACAATGACTACACCATCAATGTGTGGGATGTTTTAAAAGGAACTCGTGTGTCCATTTTATTTGGCCATGAGAATCGAGTCAGTACACTGCGTGTTTCTCCTGATGGGACAGCGTTCTGCTCAGGGTCCTGGGACCACACTTTACGGGTGAGAGAATGAGGAGGATATCTGTACTCATTGTCTGACCTTGCTTTGAATTCAGATTTATATTCACATGAcaaaacatttgaaaaacacTGGATATTTGAAGTTAGGCTTGAATTAGCTGATCATATCTAATCTCCAAACATCATTTAAAATCTGCCTGAAACTCAAATGAACATTGTAAACATTGTGTAAGTTCATGACCCTGTTATTGTAGGATAAGCTCTCAAGGTAAGAACTTTTGGTTATTTTAAAAGTActtcttgtttttattacatCACCAAGAATCAGAGGGTgtgaaaattaatattaattaataagatCATGTTTtgagtggcacggtggcgcagcaggtagtgtcacaatcacagggacctggaggttgtgggttcgagtcccactccaggtgactgtgaggagtttaatgtgttctccccatgtccacgtgggtttgatctgggtgctccagtttcctcccacagtctaaaaacacacgttggtaggttgattggcgactcataaattgtccgtagatgtgagtgtgtgtgttgccctgtgaaggactggtgccccctccagggtgtgtccccgccttgcgtccaatgattccgggtaggctccagacccaccgtgaccctgaacatggataagcggttacagataatgctTCTgctgcattatatatatatatatatatttctaaaattATGAACATGAACCAGATATTATAACATCATAACATGAAGGAAACATGTTATAATATCTGGttcaggtatatatatatatatatatatatatatatatatatatatatatatatatatatattatatacctGAACCAGATATTATAATATGTTTCCTTCATGTTATGATGTTATAATATCTGGTTCATGTTAATTTTAGAAATACTTAAGTGAAGTTAAGTGAATGTATTAGTCAGCAGTTTATTGTTGGGAATGATAGCTATTCAAGTCAATAATTTTAATACCCAATGCACACAGGtaatctgttttgttttgtaaaacaaTTCCACATAATCTATTTTTGAATGTCTTTTGTCTCTGCAGGTTTGGGCCTGAGGAGCTGACCATCAGGTGGAGTGTGTAACATGCTAGGTGCTGTCTGGCTTAATTATCAACATCAAGATTAACTAGAATATCTAGAAATTCAATATGTGAAAGTCATAAGAAAAACACAATAGAATAGTTCAGGGTGGAGAATGACAATAGTTTATACTGCACAAATCTGAGCACAAGCCTATCtgcttctttttaaaaaaacatagcTAATGCAGGATCAGAACCAGGTTCTTGGCTGAGAACACTGCATATATGCCTCCCCAGTGTTCAGCCTACTGTTCTGGTTTATTTACaccaacatttctgtaattaCTGCTGGccctttattattttctgtaatCACTCATTACATCTATGATCTTGTTGAGGCCATTTAGGTGAATACATCTATATTCCGTTGATATCCTGTGTAATTCTTAACATATCTAAACTGCATCTCTGTCCTTCCCTCTTAAACACAGATGGCTGTTTGTAAGAGGCTGGTGTATTGGGTTGACACAGTTTGAGAGTCTAGTTCAGGGGTTCACAACGTTTTTACCACCACAGACCGACACCTATACCTGGCTGAGATTTCTGGGTTCAAGTGGATATCAGTTCCTTAAGTCTTTGTCCTGTTTGACCAATGAAATTTTTACTGCTGCTCTTCTCATTTACAGCCTGTTTATTTATAGCCTGTTTCAACACGGACATATTCAACAGCCTCAGGTTATGAGCAGTGGAAGCAGAGACTAATATTAACTCTGCTGGAAATCTGTTCATGAGAACACACTATAAACTTGAGCGTGAATACTGCAAACCTGAGCAtgcacatatttatttttcatgagaGCAGTGAAACTCCATGAGTGCTTCATGAAGAGCGAAACtcacatttattaaattaatgtcATATAAACCCAGCCTcatacaaatatttggacagaaatggcGATAAAGTTGAGAGTTCAGTCTTCTTGTTGTTGCAGAAGGTACAACATATGATTCAGTAGACTGATATTTATAATCACATATAATTACTTTGAGTATTTTACCTGCAATCATTAAGTCTTACAAAATATACActattaaaatatatgaatgattataataatgataaaaagtAAAGGGTAATTGCTGCTACTTCCCCCTGCTGTTGTTGGCAAGTTTTACCAAACAACTCACAGCCAGGGACCAGCCTGGTGGTTGGGAGCCTCTGGTCAAACGTATCATCCAGCTGGAAAACTAGCAGATTGCTACTTTAATATGCAGACAATCCATACTCAGTTGGAATAATACATTATCACCCACTCCCTGATATATGTTTGTCTGGTGATGAAGTAATACTTGCACTGTAGTAATTTACTACTGTAGCAGAGTGtatatatgattatatataatAGTATCATCAtcagaaattaataaatgagtTTTACAAATTGAAAGATGTTATGTATCTATTCTTATTTACCACGGTCATGTGTTAATAACACATTCATTATCCCCTTTATCAGAACCTTATTtgtacttccactcactggccacttcatgtGCTTTATCTAAATTAAAGTTGCTTGATATATGTACACAAATACATGCCTCTGTTGTCTTGCACAATTTTCAGacataaactaaaaaaaactcATGGCTAATTCTTTGAAAAAATTATCCTTTGTTACTAAACTGCCTGCTGGACCCCTGTCAGACAAGaatggaatttttattaagaatgtatttttaaaacagtCATCACACaggtgacaaacacaaacagtgatTACAGGTAAGCCTACTTTATTACCACATCATCAGAGAAATATTACTCTATTATTATTGATGTATGTGGTGGAAGTATGGGAAAAGGACCTACAACCAAAGGTGTTTTAGCCTCTAATCTGAtgcataaatacattttaaaattatactATATCTTGCCATCTGTGATGCATAAATATTTCCTTGGTGCTTCACTCAGTATTATAAactgtaatatattattattattattaaaacatcaTAATTAGTATTTGGACCCATATACATCTGTGattatttattgcattttaatcATAGTACTGCATTTATGTGAAGAAGTTATGGCACTTCAATTGCTTGTATAACACTAGGTagatattatttattacattattaatgcataagtaaatataattgttcatattttagagaattattacatttacatttatgattAAGTAGACAACTGCTTATTAAACAATTCTTCTGAAACAAATTATATGAACAGTGTCCTTGTCACACCCTGCTGCAGTAATAGCTTCTACTTTTGTGAGAAGGCTGTGCACTTGATGCTGGAACATTTATGTGAAAAAAATGATGACACTGTGGCATGAggatattagtgaggtcatgcACTGGTGTTGAATTATTACATGATGAATCTCAAAAGCCACTCCAGCTCCTCCCAGAGATGCTCCATTACTACAGAGAACAGTTACAGTGCTCCACAGCTCCATGTTGTGGTGTTTTACACCCCTGCAGTCTACACTTTATAGTGACCTTAAATTCACATGCAGCTGCTTGAAAGTGTTTAATGTCATGTCAGGTGTTTCTTATTATACATCCTACGCACAACTGTCCATAACATACCTTAACGTATGTAAATTCATTGATTAACAGAATCAATTTATTTTGCCATGTATGTTGAACATACAAGGAATTTATGTTGTTGAGTGCACACGcataactttcattcattcattatctgttaccgcttttccaattcagggtcatggtgggcccagagcctacctggaatcattgggcacaaggcgggaatacaccctggagggggcgccagtccttcacagggcaacacaaacactcacacatacggacacttttgagtcgccaatcatgtgtttttggactgagggaggaaaccttcgtggacacgaggagaacacaccaaactcctcacagacagtcacctggagcaggactcgaacccacaactt is part of the Hoplias malabaricus isolate fHopMal1 chromosome 4, fHopMal1.hap1, whole genome shotgun sequence genome and encodes:
- the gnb5a gene encoding guanine nucleotide-binding protein subunit beta-5a isoform X2; amino-acid sequence: MKTRRTLKGHGNKVLCMDWCKDKRRIVSSSQDGKVIVWDAFTTNKEHAVTMPCTWVMACAYAPSGCAIACGGLDNKCSVYPLSLDKNENLAAKKKSVAMHTNYLSACSFTNSDMQILTSSGDGTCALWDVESGQLLQSFHGHAADVLCLDLAPSETGHTFVSGGCDKKANVWDMRSGQCIQSFETHESDINSVRYYPSGDAFASGSDDATCRLFDLRADREVAIYSKESIIFGASSVDFSLSGRLLFAGYNDYTINVWDVLKGTRVSILFGHENRVSTLRVSPDGTAFCSGSWDHTLRVWA
- the gnb5a gene encoding guanine nucleotide-binding protein subunit beta-5a isoform X1, with protein sequence MAAQELQPSETITKLKTESEALKTKLEEERAKLHDVELHQVAEKVEPLGQFVMKTRRTLKGHGNKVLCMDWCKDKRRIVSSSQDGKVIVWDAFTTNKEHAVTMPCTWVMACAYAPSGCAIACGGLDNKCSVYPLSLDKNENLAAKKKSVAMHTNYLSACSFTNSDMQILTSSGDGTCALWDVESGQLLQSFHGHAADVLCLDLAPSETGHTFVSGGCDKKANVWDMRSGQCIQSFETHESDINSVRYYPSGDAFASGSDDATCRLFDLRADREVAIYSKESIIFGASSVDFSLSGRLLFAGYNDYTINVWDVLKGTRVSILFGHENRVSTLRVSPDGTAFCSGSWDHTLRVWA